From Candidatus Curtissbacteria bacterium, the proteins below share one genomic window:
- a CDS encoding glycosyltransferase, with translation MQKQIKGKLSVIIPNYNSPFCSQTITDILDKAKGDIEVIVNVEQKWPEPLSEDARVHYIHGDSPIGMRAGINKAVAMSKGEFIIKCDDHVMFGEGFDEILKKDHQPDWVQVPQRYALNAEDWKIEERTDDKYPIVQMYQDFPRKGKANDDGTHGVEWRERRNQTKDQDLVESPSMQGSCWFMTREYFDKLNLMDATGYGQFAQEAQEIGFKCWLSGGKLIISKKTFYAHLHKGKQYGRFYKMPGGNVEADSWSAEYWLNDRWEGRTHDFAWFIDEKFPGMPSWPADWKEQIKEMGWVQ, from the coding sequence ATGCAAAAACAAATTAAAGGAAAACTAAGTGTAATCATCCCGAATTATAACAGTCCCTTTTGTTCTCAGACTATTACCGACATTCTTGATAAGGCTAAGGGGGACATAGAAGTAATTGTAAACGTAGAGCAAAAATGGCCCGAGCCTCTCTCAGAGGATGCAAGAGTTCATTATATACATGGGGATTCACCTATAGGTATGCGTGCTGGAATAAATAAAGCTGTGGCCATGTCTAAAGGAGAATTTATTATAAAGTGCGATGACCATGTAATGTTCGGTGAAGGTTTTGATGAAATTCTTAAAAAAGACCATCAGCCTGATTGGGTGCAAGTGCCTCAGCGATATGCTCTAAATGCGGAGGACTGGAAAATTGAAGAACGCACGGATGATAAGTACCCGATTGTTCAAATGTATCAGGACTTTCCTCGTAAAGGTAAAGCAAATGATGATGGCACTCATGGCGTTGAATGGAGAGAGCGTAGAAATCAAACCAAAGATCAAGATTTGGTAGAGAGTCCATCAATGCAAGGGAGTTGTTGGTTTATGACTAGAGAGTATTTCGACAAGTTAAACCTGATGGATGCAACAGGATACGGTCAATTTGCACAGGAAGCACAAGAAATTGGGTTTAAGTGCTGGTTGAGTGGGGGAAAGCTAATCATCAGTAAAAAAACTTTCTACGCACATTTACACAAAGGTAAGCAGTATGGAAGATTTTACAAAATGCCGGGGGGTAATGTGGAAGCGGACAGTTGGAGCGCCGAGTATTGGCTAAATGATAGGTGGGAAGGCAGAACACACGACTTTGCTTGGTTTATTGACGAGAAGTTTCCGGGTATGCCTTCATGGCCAGCTGACTGGAAAGAACAGATAAAGGAGATGGGATGGGTACAATGA
- a CDS encoding adenylyltransferase/cytidyltransferase family protein, with protein sequence MKKTVGEVKGFVCGSFDLLHAGHIHLLRECKKYCDELIVGLHVDPSYQKPYKNKPIETILERQLKLWGCRYVDRVIVYEKENELPFLAQIFNIDIRFLGSDYKNGDKKITDMGIPIIYIDSLDIHTSGLRERVKEA encoded by the coding sequence ATGAAAAAAACCGTTGGTGAAGTTAAAGGTTTTGTTTGCGGATCTTTTGACCTTCTCCACGCTGGGCATATACACCTATTAAGAGAGTGTAAAAAATATTGTGATGAATTGATTGTCGGTCTTCATGTTGACCCTAGCTATCAAAAACCTTACAAAAATAAGCCTATTGAAACGATTCTAGAAAGACAATTAAAGCTATGGGGTTGTAGGTATGTTGACCGGGTTATCGTTTATGAAAAAGAAAATGAGTTACCCTTTTTAGCGCAAATTTTCAACATAGATATAAGGTTTTTAGGATCAGATTACAAGAATGGTGATAAAAAAATAACTGATATGGGTATACCGATAATTTATATAGATTCACTAGATATACACACATCTGGTTTAAGAGAAAGGGTTAAAGAAGCATGA
- a CDS encoding GHMP kinase — MIVTQTPLRISLLGGNTDFPKYFKKYGGAVLTTTIDKYVYVIVKERFDDMIYINYSVKEKVNKVDDIKHDLVREAMKLVGVDKGIEITFLSDIPSEGSGLGSSSAVTVGVLNALHNYKGGSVAARQLVEEACQIEIDILKKPIGYQDQYAIGFGGLNFFEFGKNVLRFSLSTETNNYFMLFYTGITRKSEKILKNTQFKKKILDLNKELAYKGVDALNNPLHFGSLLDEYWQLKKQLNKSVTNDFIERTYYKALLAGALGGKIVGAGGGGFLLLVVPPEKKEAVRKALGLRELPFNLSKDGSKVIFNIQK; from the coding sequence ATGATAGTTACCCAGACTCCTCTCAGAATCTCGCTTTTAGGTGGCAATACTGATTTCCCAAAATACTTTAAAAAGTATGGTGGCGCGGTTTTAACTACCACGATTGATAAATATGTTTATGTAATTGTTAAAGAACGCTTTGACGACATGATTTATATTAACTATTCCGTTAAAGAAAAGGTAAATAAGGTTGATGACATCAAACACGATTTAGTCAGGGAAGCGATGAAGTTGGTGGGAGTAGATAAAGGCATCGAAATTACTTTTTTATCTGATATTCCTAGCGAAGGATCAGGATTAGGGTCGAGCAGCGCTGTAACAGTTGGAGTGCTAAATGCCTTGCATAACTACAAAGGGGGAAGCGTAGCGGCAAGACAGTTGGTGGAGGAGGCCTGCCAAATAGAGATAGACATTCTTAAGAAACCTATCGGGTATCAGGACCAATATGCGATAGGTTTTGGCGGATTAAACTTTTTTGAATTTGGTAAAAACGTTTTGAGATTCTCTCTAAGTACTGAAACTAATAACTACTTTATGCTTTTTTACACTGGAATTACAAGAAAATCAGAAAAAATACTTAAAAATACACAATTTAAGAAAAAAATACTTGATTTAAATAAGGAGCTTGCCTACAAAGGAGTTGATGCCTTAAATAATCCTTTACATTTTGGTAGTCTTCTTGATGAGTACTGGCAACTAAAAAAACAGCTTAATAAATCTGTTACTAACGATTTTATCGAACGGACTTATTACAAAGCCTTATTGGCAGGGGCATTAGGCGGAAAGATTGTCGGAGCCGGTGGTGGAGGGTTTTTGCTTCTAGTAGTACCACCTGAGAAAAAAGAAGCTGTTAGAAAGGCGTTAGGGCTTCGGGAGCTTCCATTTAATCTGTCAAAAGACGGTAGCAAGGTGATTTTTAACATACAAAAATGA
- a CDS encoding SIS domain-containing protein yields the protein MKELIEQIKKARLVFICGNGGSSANAEHFTNDLFSKGIKAINLSSNTSIMTMIANDFGYDQVFSKQLEIYADREDLFITISCSGTSANIVEALAYAKFIGIKTYEFEIFGKDRDFEKLENEHLRFAHAIKKLL from the coding sequence ATGAAGGAACTGATTGAACAGATTAAAAAAGCGCGACTTGTTTTTATTTGTGGTAATGGCGGCAGTTCAGCCAATGCCGAGCATTTTACTAACGACTTATTTTCTAAAGGAATTAAGGCAATTAATTTGAGCAGCAACACTTCGATTATGACCATGATCGCTAACGATTTTGGGTACGATCAAGTCTTTAGCAAGCAATTAGAAATTTATGCCGATAGAGAGGATTTATTTATAACAATTTCTTGTAGTGGAACTTCCGCGAATATTGTAGAGGCATTAGCATACGCAAAATTTATAGGAATAAAAACTTATGAATTCGAAATTTTTGGCAAAGATCGGGACTTTGAGAAATTGGAAAATGAACATTTAAGGTTCGCACACGCAATTAAAAAACTATTATGA
- a CDS encoding glycosyltransferase — translation MDLSILIPARQEEFLARTIQDILDNSEASTEIIAILDGYLPNPPLPVSDKVTVIYNPVSVGQRAGTNQAAKIAKGKYLMKCDAHVAFDKGFDRKMLKAFEDIGDNAVIIPGMRNLHAFDWVCPDGHRRYQSPSGPCETCGKPTTKDVVWIPKKSPFTFTFRFDKTMHFQYHGALAKDPENLKGVNGNPNYRETMSIQGSCFMITKEKWFELDICSEDFHSWGQQGVEVACKMWLSGGQVISNIDTWYAHMFRTRGGDFGFPYPNPQDKVNANRELSRELFQKDNWPLATRKFQWILDKFNPPDWGISKGAIYYTDNQLDEKIAKPVRDRLQKISKDKKISIVSASLKKMDFGVKNVRFPSLKRGYVAMYKEILGALENSKSDIIFFTEHDVLYHPSHFDFVPEDENTFYFNQNVWFLRMPDGHALHYDVNQLSGMCVFRDAALTHYRERFKLIEEKERELSTEEFNRFIRHMGHEPFTHGRIEWKNQFKHDTWKSDLPNVDIKHGANATGQRWRKDQYRNQQLLINWEEHDTIIPGWELTENLVATLQ, via the coding sequence ATGGATCTCTCCATCTTAATCCCCGCGAGGCAGGAAGAATTTTTAGCCCGGACTATTCAGGACATTCTCGACAATAGTGAGGCCAGCACCGAAATTATCGCTATTTTAGATGGCTATTTGCCTAATCCTCCACTGCCAGTAAGTGACAAAGTAACCGTAATTTATAACCCTGTTTCGGTAGGCCAACGGGCGGGAACAAACCAAGCCGCAAAGATTGCAAAAGGAAAATACTTAATGAAGTGTGATGCCCACGTCGCTTTTGACAAGGGTTTTGACCGCAAAATGCTTAAAGCTTTTGAGGATATAGGAGACAATGCGGTAATAATCCCCGGTATGCGTAACCTCCACGCCTTTGACTGGGTATGCCCAGACGGCCACAGGCGCTACCAGAGCCCCTCCGGTCCTTGTGAAACGTGTGGCAAACCCACTACAAAAGATGTTGTCTGGATTCCCAAGAAAAGCCCTTTTACTTTTACTTTCCGCTTTGATAAGACGATGCACTTCCAATACCATGGAGCACTGGCAAAAGACCCTGAAAACCTAAAGGGGGTTAATGGAAATCCTAACTATAGGGAAACAATGAGTATACAAGGCTCGTGTTTTATGATTACAAAAGAAAAATGGTTTGAGCTGGATATATGCAGTGAGGACTTCCACAGTTGGGGGCAACAAGGCGTCGAGGTTGCTTGTAAAATGTGGCTCTCGGGCGGGCAGGTTATTTCAAATATTGATACTTGGTATGCCCATATGTTCCGCACTCGCGGCGGTGACTTTGGTTTCCCATATCCTAACCCTCAAGACAAAGTCAATGCTAATCGGGAATTATCGCGGGAATTATTCCAAAAAGATAATTGGCCTTTGGCAACTCGTAAGTTTCAGTGGATACTTGATAAGTTTAATCCGCCGGATTGGGGCATCTCAAAAGGAGCAATTTACTATACCGACAATCAGCTTGATGAGAAAATCGCCAAGCCTGTGAGGGATAGATTACAGAAAATAAGCAAGGATAAGAAGATAAGTATTGTCAGTGCTTCTTTGAAGAAGATGGACTTTGGGGTTAAGAATGTGCGCTTTCCTTCTCTGAAGCGTGGCTATGTGGCAATGTATAAGGAAATCTTGGGAGCGTTGGAAAACAGCAAAAGTGACATAATCTTTTTCACAGAACACGACGTTCTATATCACCCTTCACATTTTGACTTTGTACCTGAAGACGAGAACACCTTCTATTTTAATCAGAACGTCTGGTTTTTGAGGATGCCCGATGGACACGCTCTGCACTACGATGTAAACCAACTTTCTGGGATGTGTGTTTTTAGAGACGCAGCGCTGACCCACTATCGGGAGAGATTTAAGTTAATTGAGGAAAAAGAACGGGAACTGTCTACAGAAGAATTTAACAGATTTATTAGGCATATGGGCCACGAGCCTTTCACCCACGGAAGAATTGAGTGGAAAAACCAGTTTAAGCACGACACATGGAAATCAGATCTTCCAAATGTAGACATAAAGCATGGAGCCAATGCAACTGGTCAAAGGTGGAGAAAAGATCAGTACAGAAACCAACAACTGCTTATTAACTGGGAAGAGCATGATACTATAATTCCCGGTTGGGAACTTACCGAAAACCTCGTAGCCACCCTCCAATAA
- a CDS encoding class I SAM-dependent methyltransferase, with protein sequence MGVDTLDYIVKKYKITVANQYFIEIPELIGAVGLAHLFAELGFKEGVEIGTDQGEYAEVLMKTVPDLTLLCIDPWMAEAYELGQQPESGENQEFFDKRYEETVERLKPYDSKCHIIREPSMEVVKVVGNNSQDFVYIDGNHDFLNVAQDIHYWLKKIRPGGILSGHDYVRYPSRKFNHVQKVVNAYTTAYHLLPVFLVTPTDKGLKRDRYRSWFIVKPKNDPITNKPF encoded by the coding sequence ATGGGAGTAGATACTTTGGATTACATAGTAAAAAAATACAAAATCACTGTTGCGAACCAATACTTCATTGAAATTCCAGAACTGATAGGGGCAGTAGGCTTAGCTCATTTATTTGCTGAGCTAGGATTTAAAGAAGGCGTAGAAATTGGTACAGACCAGGGAGAATATGCAGAAGTTCTTATGAAAACCGTACCTGACTTAACCCTTTTATGTATAGATCCTTGGATGGCTGAGGCTTATGAACTCGGTCAACAGCCAGAGTCAGGTGAGAATCAGGAATTTTTTGATAAAAGGTATGAGGAAACAGTAGAACGGCTTAAACCTTACGACAGCAAGTGCCATATTATTCGAGAACCTTCAATGGAAGTAGTCAAGGTAGTTGGGAATAACTCACAAGATTTTGTTTACATTGACGGCAACCATGATTTTCTAAATGTAGCCCAAGACATTCACTACTGGCTGAAAAAAATACGCCCCGGCGGTATTCTTTCAGGCCACGACTACGTCCGCTACCCTTCACGCAAATTTAACCACGTCCAGAAGGTCGTCAATGCCTACACAACGGCTTATCACCTATTACCAGTGTTCCTAGTTACTCCAACGGACAAAGGGCTCAAAAGAGACCGCTACAGAAGCTGGTTTATCGTAAAACCTAAAAATGACCCAATTACAAATAAACCATTTTAG
- a CDS encoding class I SAM-dependent methyltransferase, translated as MLAERGAKVGVEIGTDHGKYAQQLLEGIPGLDLLCVDPYLAYTEGEEIHSQEEMEQIYKEALQRVASYDCHIDRNTSMEVVKHIPDNFYDFVFIDGNHSYEYVLEDITEWTKKVKPGGIVAGHDYKEDPTRNYGVIQAVQEYTEENHIAPLFEFRGGGRLVPCWMFFKQ; from the coding sequence ATGCTTGCCGAGCGAGGGGCTAAGGTTGGTGTTGAAATAGGTACGGATCATGGTAAATACGCACAACAACTTTTAGAGGGGATACCGGGGTTAGATCTGCTTTGTGTTGACCCTTATTTGGCATATACAGAAGGCGAAGAAATTCACAGTCAAGAGGAAATGGAACAAATCTATAAAGAAGCTTTGCAAAGAGTAGCTTCTTACGATTGTCATATAGACAGGAATACAAGCATGGAGGTTGTCAAACACATACCAGATAATTTTTATGATTTCGTTTTCATAGACGGCAACCACTCTTACGAATACGTTTTAGAAGATATTACCGAATGGACTAAAAAAGTTAAACCAGGAGGAATTGTTGCCGGCCACGACTACAAAGAAGATCCAACTAGAAACTATGGAGTAATTCAAGCCGTTCAAGAATACACAGAAGAAAACCATATAGCGCCACTTTTTGAATTTAGAGGAGGAGGAAGACTAGTACCTTGTTGGATGTTCTTTAAACAATGA
- a CDS encoding NAD-dependent epimerase/dehydratase family protein, producing MKYLVTGGAGFIGSHLVDRLLKEDSEVAVIDGHGTEITIVDDFSHGKYANLPDDPRLTVYDTDILGDVGRLFKGVDVVFHLAALTRPQWSIEHASETDQVNVNGTVKVLEHCRDNKVKRVVFMSSSNLYGEQELYPTPEDVKPNPMNAYALSKLIGEQYCQLFEKLYGLEFNAIRPFNAYGTRMPVEGIYTSAVATYINALKKDIPFVKFGDGEQRRDFIYIDDIVELLMLMAQSDVHGEIFNCGSGTNNSINELLATIRKLMGKEIEPTPNPAQYEPSQTLADIRKARIVLGWEPKVSLEEGLRRTILNDK from the coding sequence ATGAAATATTTAGTCACCGGAGGAGCGGGATTTATTGGCAGTCATTTGGTTGACCGACTGCTTAAAGAAGACAGCGAGGTTGCGGTTATTGATGGACATGGAACCGAGATAACCATTGTTGATGATTTTTCTCATGGTAAGTATGCGAATCTGCCAGACGACCCGCGACTGACCGTTTATGACACTGACATTCTGGGCGACGTTGGCCGTTTATTTAAAGGAGTTGATGTGGTCTTCCACTTAGCAGCCCTTACCCGCCCACAGTGGTCAATTGAACACGCTTCGGAAACGGACCAGGTAAATGTAAATGGTACTGTAAAAGTTTTAGAACATTGTCGTGACAACAAGGTTAAAAGAGTAGTTTTTATGTCCAGCTCTAATCTTTATGGAGAGCAGGAACTATATCCTACGCCGGAAGACGTGAAGCCTAACCCGATGAATGCCTATGCTCTTTCCAAGCTAATTGGGGAGCAATATTGCCAGTTATTCGAGAAACTATACGGATTAGAATTTAACGCTATTCGGCCTTTTAACGCATACGGAACTCGGATGCCAGTTGAAGGAATTTATACAAGTGCGGTTGCCACTTACATTAATGCTCTCAAAAAAGACATTCCTTTTGTAAAGTTTGGAGACGGCGAGCAAAGAAGAGACTTTATTTATATTGACGACATAGTAGAGCTACTTATGTTGATGGCACAGTCGGATGTTCATGGGGAGATATTTAATTGTGGTTCGGGCACAAACAATTCTATCAATGAGCTACTTGCGACTATCCGTAAGCTTATGGGGAAAGAAATTGAGCCCACCCCTAACCCCGCACAATACGAACCGTCTCAGACATTGGCTGATATTAGGAAAGCTCGAATAGTATTAGGCTGGGAACCAAAGGTGAGCTTGGAAGAGGGGTTGAGGAGAACCATTTTGAATGATAAATAA
- a CDS encoding glycosyltransferase, with protein sequence MAKVSIIIPSCGEKDINIFRTLKSIYENATGECEVIVGLNGEPFNDIPKDLFPNLKIIRFPVNVGIKTNINSLAALATGKYIYKSDAHCAFGKGFDEILQADMQDDWVVTPRFYVLNGETWEWQDDRFYDYFYLSCPFTDKRGLRFKAGGHWPERTEERKFGNGKFGIVNTKEGIDSFFIDETPQIHGSGWFMTKDRFFELGGFPITDPYGHGQEPLWIALKNWVEGGKVMVNKKTWYAHLHQDSKDRGYPEDKVATERTYNLTAEYWLKHPKFEWFVDKFMPMPTWDPDWREKLQEWREQNG encoded by the coding sequence ATGGCTAAAGTAAGTATTATTATACCTAGTTGTGGAGAGAAAGACATAAATATTTTCAGGACTCTTAAAAGTATTTATGAAAACGCTACGGGTGAATGTGAAGTTATAGTTGGTTTAAATGGAGAACCTTTTAATGATATTCCAAAAGATTTATTCCCAAATTTAAAAATAATTAGATTTCCTGTAAATGTAGGTATCAAAACAAATATAAACTCACTCGCAGCGCTAGCTACTGGTAAATACATTTATAAGTCAGACGCCCATTGTGCCTTTGGTAAGGGCTTTGACGAGATTCTACAGGCTGATATGCAAGATGATTGGGTGGTTACTCCAAGATTCTATGTTTTGAATGGCGAAACGTGGGAATGGCAGGATGATAGGTTTTATGACTACTTTTATCTTAGTTGTCCGTTTACAGATAAAAGAGGTTTAAGATTTAAGGCTGGTGGTCACTGGCCAGAGAGAACAGAGGAGAGAAAATTTGGTAATGGAAAGTTTGGGATTGTTAATACTAAAGAAGGTATAGATAGTTTCTTTATTGATGAAACCCCACAAATTCATGGCTCTGGCTGGTTTATGACCAAAGACAGGTTTTTTGAGTTAGGTGGATTCCCAATTACTGATCCATACGGTCATGGGCAAGAGCCATTGTGGATTGCCTTAAAGAACTGGGTTGAAGGCGGTAAGGTCATGGTTAATAAAAAGACTTGGTACGCACATTTACACCAAGATTCTAAAGATAGAGGTTATCCAGAAGATAAAGTAGCAACCGAGCGAACCTATAACTTAACGGCTGAATACTGGTTAAAACACCCTAAATTCGAGTGGTTTGTAGATAAATTTATGCCAATGCCGACGTGGGATCCTGATTGGAGAGAAAAATTACAAGAATGGAGGGAGCAAAATGGCTAA
- a CDS encoding class I SAM-dependent methyltransferase, whose translation MTKAYIKFNKPLPLVDYLLPLIGDKKEVKIVDVGSGPFSMIGSYLPGIKVEIYHCDKQDFSEYWGKRQLTSVISVEQQNMEKLTYPDGFFDIVHCLNALDHTKNAKESVKEMIRVCKVGGWVYINCALDQLSTGYLHHWNAKQDGIFTNNTETFDLKDFGFQIQFINNGGESRYNQIICTLQKKELDK comes from the coding sequence ATGACTAAAGCTTATATAAAATTCAATAAACCTTTACCACTTGTAGATTATCTCTTACCCCTGATTGGGGATAAAAAAGAAGTTAAAATAGTCGACGTAGGTTCCGGCCCATTCTCCATGATTGGATCATATTTACCTGGAATCAAAGTTGAGATTTATCATTGTGATAAGCAAGATTTTAGTGAGTATTGGGGAAAGCGCCAATTAACTTCTGTTATTTCAGTAGAACAGCAGAATATGGAGAAATTAACATACCCAGATGGTTTTTTTGATATTGTTCACTGCCTTAATGCCTTAGATCATACTAAAAATGCCAAAGAATCAGTCAAAGAAATGATCCGTGTATGCAAGGTTGGTGGCTGGGTTTATATAAATTGTGCGCTCGATCAACTTTCAACAGGATATTTGCACCACTGGAACGCCAAACAAGATGGCATTTTTACTAACAACACAGAGACGTTTGACTTAAAAGATTTTGGCTTTCAGATTCAATTTATAAATAATGGCGGTGAGAGTAGGTACAATCAAATAATTTGTACTTTACAGAAGAAGGAGTTGGATAAATGA
- a CDS encoding DUF2829 domain-containing protein, translating into MDKQTLPESLTPIPRNQGESITMSFPDAMREVINGKKVARISWGNKDYGFLKGEWLTIFTKGAFHTWSVSQGDLEGEDWMVVIDAKTN; encoded by the coding sequence ATGGATAAACAAACATTACCCGAATCATTAACGCCAATTCCGAGAAACCAAGGAGAATCAATAACAATGTCATTCCCGGATGCTATGCGTGAGGTTATTAACGGGAAGAAAGTAGCAAGAATCTCCTGGGGGAATAAAGACTACGGATTCTTAAAAGGCGAATGGTTGACGATATTTACCAAAGGGGCTTTTCATACATGGTCTGTTTCGCAAGGAGATTTAGAAGGAGAGGATTGGATGGTGGTAATAGATGCAAAAACAAATTAA